A DNA window from Verrucomicrobiota bacterium contains the following coding sequences:
- a CDS encoding class I SAM-dependent methyltransferase, which yields LERLEREGREIFDHRQKILAAAKIKRGAVVADIGAGTGLFTPLLAEAVGPKGKVFAVDIVKSFLEHIEKRAAAAGVENVRTVLCTERSVELPPNSIDLAFICDVYHHFEYPQSSLASLHRALRRNGEIVMVEFRRIPGQSSDWILNHVRAGQEVFTAEVEAAGFRKVEEIDLLKDNYILRFRKRGGRISE from the coding sequence GGCTCGAGCGTCTCGAACGCGAGGGCCGGGAGATCTTCGATCATCGCCAGAAAATCCTGGCGGCGGCAAAGATCAAACGCGGGGCGGTGGTTGCCGACATCGGCGCCGGGACCGGACTGTTCACCCCATTGCTTGCCGAAGCTGTCGGCCCGAAGGGAAAAGTTTTTGCCGTCGATATTGTGAAGTCATTCCTCGAACACATCGAGAAGCGGGCAGCCGCCGCCGGAGTCGAGAATGTGCGGACGGTTCTTTGCACCGAGCGATCCGTCGAACTGCCGCCCAATTCGATCGATCTGGCCTTCATCTGTGACGTGTACCATCATTTCGAGTACCCGCAAAGTTCCCTGGCTTCCCTTCACCGGGCGTTGCGCCGAAATGGGGAAATCGTGATGGTCGAGTTTCGGCGCATTCCCGGACAGAGCTCGGATTGGATTCTGAATCACGTCCGCGCCGGACAAGAAGTCTTCACGGCGGAAGTCGAAGCCGCGGGCTTCAGAAAGGTCGAAGAGATTGATCTTCTGAAGGACAATTATATCCTGCGCTTTCGCAAGCGCGGCGGGCGCATCTCCGAATGA